A genomic region of Trichothermofontia sichuanensis B231 contains the following coding sequences:
- a CDS encoding ArsR/SmtB family transcription factor: MPTPKLSNADPAILAAVADYFKVLSEVSRLQILNHLRSGPMNVMELSDATGLGQANLSKHLKVLTQAGILSRSPKGTSAYYEIIDPVIFKFCELACDRISERVLQQAESFSKLQA, encoded by the coding sequence ATGCCCACCCCCAAGCTTTCTAATGCTGATCCGGCAATTTTGGCGGCAGTTGCTGACTATTTTAAGGTGCTATCTGAGGTGAGCCGCCTGCAAATTTTAAACCACCTGCGATCGGGTCCGATGAATGTCATGGAACTGTCTGATGCGACAGGATTGGGGCAGGCAAATCTCTCCAAGCATCTCAAGGTGTTGACCCAGGCGGGGATTTTATCCCGTAGCCCGAAGGGAACTAGTGCCTACTATGAGATTATTGATCCCGTCATCTTCAAGTTTTGCGAATTGGCCTGCGATCGCATTAGCGAGCGAGTGTTGCAACAGGCTGAGAGCTTCTCCAAGCTTCAGGCATAG
- a CDS encoding extracellular solute-binding protein has translation MAQRSGPPPIVFILLFLILAGGGGYWFLFRQKPGAMPTTPNSGNSATVAPPVSPVPGSGNASNIFPPPTTVPAGTTVRIDGSTSMVTTNQNLKQGFESQFPGTRVITNAKGTNNGLQALAAGQIDIAAASRALNPQEQTQGLTAVPITVDAIALVIGVNNPFQGSLTSEQVQGIFTGKITNWSQVGGPNTMIRVINRPPVSGTHQAFKEMVLNGQEFGTTPNIATLPRDATTPMLQALGVDGIGYATYAQIATQRTVRPVPVNGVTPDSPSYPYQRTLYYVYKNPASPAVQAFLGYALSPQGQQIMIMGG, from the coding sequence ATGGCACAAAGAAGTGGTCCACCCCCGATCGTCTTTATCCTACTCTTTCTGATCCTGGCTGGTGGCGGGGGTTACTGGTTCCTATTCCGCCAAAAACCAGGAGCAATGCCAACCACACCCAATTCGGGAAATTCGGCGACTGTGGCCCCTCCTGTCTCGCCAGTCCCCGGTAGTGGTAATGCCTCTAATATTTTCCCGCCCCCTACTACAGTTCCTGCCGGAACCACTGTGCGGATTGATGGCTCCACCAGCATGGTGACCACTAACCAGAACCTGAAGCAGGGATTTGAGAGCCAGTTCCCAGGGACCCGCGTCATAACTAATGCTAAGGGGACCAATAATGGCTTGCAAGCCCTTGCTGCTGGGCAAATCGATATTGCGGCAGCTTCACGTGCCCTGAATCCCCAAGAACAAACCCAGGGGCTTACCGCTGTGCCGATTACCGTGGATGCGATCGCCCTGGTCATCGGCGTGAACAATCCTTTTCAGGGCAGCCTCACCTCGGAACAAGTCCAGGGCATTTTCACTGGCAAAATTACCAATTGGTCCCAGGTGGGGGGTCCCAATACCATGATTCGCGTGATCAACCGCCCCCCAGTTAGTGGGACCCACCAGGCATTTAAAGAAATGGTGTTGAACGGTCAGGAATTTGGCACGACTCCCAATATCGCCACGTTGCCCCGTGATGCCACGACCCCCATGCTCCAGGCCCTCGGTGTCGATGGCATTGGTTATGCCACCTATGCCCAGATTGCCACCCAGCGCACTGTCCGCCCGGTTCCCGTCAATGGGGTCACGCCCGACTCGCCGAGTTATCCCTATCAACGCACCTTGTATTATGTGTACAAAAATCCCGCCTCACCTGCGGTGCAAGCCTTCCTGGGCTATGCCCTCTCTCCCCAAGGGCAGCAGATTATGATCATGGGGGGTTAG
- the hetL gene encoding heterocyst differentiation pentapeptide repeat protein HetL, with protein MDKAALLQRYAAGERHFQRVNLRESDLMGMALAAVDFQGADLRQARLGKASLVQACLRGADLSETILWGTDLQQADLTTAILREADLSGANLWQAQLTQANLIKASLSGANLSEAILVQAILYEADLRPSSDQYTNLAHANLQGADLSYADLSGAILHHANLDRAKLCRANLRQRMPWGALVTDLTAASLQGADLSYANLQGAVLRQANLEGADLTGTDLTGADLTGAILPDRAELTSS; from the coding sequence ATGGATAAAGCAGCCTTGCTGCAACGGTATGCAGCCGGGGAACGGCACTTTCAGCGGGTGAACCTTCGAGAAAGTGATTTAATGGGCATGGCGTTAGCTGCCGTTGATTTTCAAGGCGCTGATTTACGGCAAGCTCGACTGGGTAAGGCTTCGTTGGTCCAAGCCTGTCTGCGGGGGGCCGATCTGAGTGAGACGATTCTATGGGGCACAGATTTACAGCAGGCTGATCTAACCACGGCGATTCTGCGCGAGGCTGATTTAAGTGGGGCGAACCTGTGGCAGGCCCAATTAACCCAGGCCAACCTGATCAAGGCGAGCTTGTCTGGGGCCAACTTGAGTGAAGCGATTTTGGTCCAGGCAATCCTGTACGAAGCCGATCTCCGCCCCAGTTCCGATCAATACACAAACCTGGCCCATGCCAATCTCCAGGGGGCCGATCTCAGTTATGCCGACTTGAGTGGGGCAATCCTGCATCATGCCAATTTGGACCGCGCCAAGCTCTGTCGAGCAAATCTGCGCCAGCGGATGCCGTGGGGCGCCCTAGTGACTGATCTGACGGCGGCCAGCCTGCAGGGTGCTGATTTAAGCTATGCCAACCTCCAGGGGGCCGTGCTGCGTCAGGCTAATTTAGAGGGGGCCGATCTCACGGGTACCGATCTGACCGGGGCTGATCTCACGGGGGCTATTCTGCCCGATCGCGCTGAGCTAACCTCGTCCTAA
- a CDS encoding FHA domain-containing protein, giving the protein MIICSNCSHQNPDGAVQCESCYTPLPTMLTCPSCGATVQADAHFCGQCGFNLKSAASLPETEVMLEGSTTAEPEADNWGSLDPLVPPDPLAIPPLPDLAELSEPVATAAGMAAPGEQGASFATLPETSASSTPIPAIPAPPIAGQRTQLQQQTARLLHLQTNTTLELPQGLTVIHLGKPNDRVPPDVDVSGFPNSDIVSRVHADIRVEGDDYYLEDVGSANGTYVNNLPLAPGNRHRLRPGDRIALGKGDLVTFLFQLS; this is encoded by the coding sequence ATGATTATTTGCTCGAACTGTAGTCATCAAAATCCCGATGGGGCGGTTCAGTGTGAGTCCTGTTATACTCCCCTGCCGACCATGTTGACATGCCCCAGTTGTGGGGCAACGGTCCAGGCAGATGCCCACTTCTGTGGCCAGTGTGGCTTTAATCTCAAAAGTGCAGCTTCTTTGCCTGAAACGGAAGTAATGCTGGAAGGCTCCACAACCGCAGAACCAGAGGCTGACAATTGGGGTAGCCTAGACCCATTGGTTCCCCCCGATCCCCTTGCCATTCCACCCCTGCCCGACTTGGCAGAATTATCCGAGCCTGTTGCTACTGCCGCTGGGATGGCTGCACCGGGCGAGCAGGGGGCCTCCTTCGCAACGTTACCCGAGACGTCGGCTTCCTCAACACCGATCCCAGCCATCCCCGCACCGCCGATCGCAGGACAACGCACCCAACTGCAACAGCAAACTGCTCGGTTGCTCCACCTCCAAACCAACACTACCCTGGAATTACCGCAAGGATTAACGGTGATCCATCTAGGTAAGCCCAACGATCGGGTTCCGCCGGATGTGGATGTGTCTGGATTCCCAAATTCCGATATTGTGTCGCGAGTCCACGCAGATATTCGCGTAGAAGGGGATGACTATTACCTGGAAGATGTGGGCAGTGCCAATGGCACCTATGTCAATAATCTGCCGCTTGCCCCTGGGAATCGGCATCGGCTGCGTCCGGGTGATCGGATTGCACTCGGCAAAGGTGATTTGGTCACCTTCCTGTTCCAACTCTCGTAA
- a CDS encoding protein kinase domain-containing protein, translated as MITLKLLHPLQSTPIQVWSFDQESVIRIGRSTENQVVLYSAVVSRNHVELRYTNRQWELINLGSNGTYIDGQRVSQVPVTDGMVIRLARSGPHIQIHLDTPPPGERLTKASTAAMPASLRETTPVIGVGSSDDEVDQTRPGPTRLPPTEMPPDPLAHAPPTPLQLNLAEGAEGGFTQTLRPPPVVAQRRGASSRITSPPLCTHERATPDRLFCLDCGQPLRVLQTVGNYQIIRIISQDNVGITYQGWRNGQSYVIKTLNSNYWLRHPEVMAGFEKEAKRRRQLRHPGLPRFVDLFPVAGQPYLVNEMIYGLNLAEWIQQYGSVPPSQAIAWMIQVCDILDYMHSHSPPILHGDVKPKNLIRRAVPKQGYEIALVDFGIIQNLVPARDTWFTPKGFMAPEQRAGKAVIQSDLYSLGYTLTYLLTGSKPLPLYEYEETGWQFTTGAVAGVSPAIAQVIQQVTHPQPDKRFPSAKALAAKLRELLE; from the coding sequence GTGATTACCCTGAAACTGCTACATCCGCTCCAGTCAACCCCGATTCAGGTCTGGTCGTTTGATCAGGAGTCGGTCATTCGGATTGGGCGATCGACCGAGAATCAGGTGGTCCTGTACAGTGCCGTTGTTTCGCGTAACCATGTCGAGCTACGCTACACGAACCGACAGTGGGAACTGATAAACCTGGGCAGTAATGGGACCTATATTGATGGTCAACGGGTTTCTCAAGTGCCGGTCACGGATGGCATGGTGATTCGTCTGGCCCGTTCAGGTCCCCACATCCAAATCCACCTCGATACGCCCCCACCAGGGGAACGTTTAACGAAGGCCAGTACCGCCGCTATGCCTGCTAGCCTGCGGGAGACAACGCCTGTGATCGGCGTTGGAAGTAGTGATGACGAGGTCGATCAAACCCGGCCTGGTCCTACCCGTCTGCCTCCGACCGAGATGCCGCCCGATCCCTTGGCCCACGCACCACCCACCCCATTGCAACTCAATCTGGCTGAGGGGGCAGAAGGCGGTTTCACCCAAACGCTCAGGCCCCCGCCAGTAGTGGCACAGCGGAGGGGGGCAAGCAGTCGGATCACTAGCCCACCCCTGTGTACCCACGAGCGAGCTACTCCTGATCGGTTGTTTTGTTTAGACTGTGGTCAACCGCTCCGGGTGCTGCAAACCGTGGGTAATTATCAGATCATCCGAATCATCAGCCAGGATAATGTGGGGATTACCTATCAAGGGTGGCGCAATGGTCAAAGTTATGTGATTAAGACCCTGAATTCTAACTACTGGCTACGGCATCCGGAAGTGATGGCAGGGTTTGAGAAGGAGGCCAAGCGACGACGCCAATTGCGCCATCCCGGTTTACCGCGCTTTGTGGATCTATTTCCGGTGGCTGGCCAGCCCTACCTGGTGAATGAGATGATCTATGGTCTCAACTTGGCAGAGTGGATCCAACAGTATGGTTCGGTGCCTCCATCGCAGGCGATTGCTTGGATGATTCAAGTGTGCGATATTTTGGACTATATGCATAGCCATTCGCCCCCGATTTTACATGGCGATGTGAAACCCAAAAACTTGATTCGACGGGCGGTCCCCAAACAGGGTTATGAGATTGCCCTCGTCGACTTTGGTATTATTCAGAATCTGGTGCCCGCCCGTGATACTTGGTTCACCCCGAAGGGCTTCATGGCGCCGGAGCAGCGGGCAGGGAAGGCCGTCATCCAATCCGATCTCTATTCGCTAGGATACACCCTGACCTACCTCCTCACGGGGAGTAAGCCCCTACCCCTTTATGAATATGAAGAAACGGGTTGGCAGTTTACCACAGGCGCGGTGGCGGGGGTATCGCCCGCGATCGCTCAGGTTATCCAGCAGGTCACCCATCCCCAGCCTGACAAACGCTTCCCTTCGGCCAAGGCATTAGCTGCTAAACTGCGAGAACTGCTTGAGTAA
- a CDS encoding AAA family ATPase: MLRNIEVRNFRCFDYLKVSGLEKLNLISGKNNIGKTALLEAIFLNSAPRRLF, translated from the coding sequence GTGTTAAGAAACATTGAAGTTAGAAATTTTAGATGCTTTGACTATTTGAAGGTGTCTGGGCTTGAGAAGCTCAATTTAATCAGTGGAAAAAATAATATTGGTAAAACCGCACTACTAGAAGCGATATTCTTAAATAGTGCGCCAAGAAGGCTCTTCTGA
- a CDS encoding CRR6 family NdhI maturation factor, with amino-acid sequence MTSTITLASTSIEQLDLTPVRQVVDPWLAAGTIAEHEHTVQFAIDFPRAPDDPRELSEIPELRLWFIRLDSCYPWFPFLLDGRSGELARYTAMLVPHQFQRVEGIRYNPEALEIFVMQKMFVLNDWLEQQSLPSRHRLKALAQLWGYELDDAFFDLLKDGNG; translated from the coding sequence ATGACATCGACGATTACCCTTGCCTCTACCAGTATTGAGCAGCTTGATCTAACCCCAGTGCGTCAGGTTGTTGACCCTTGGTTAGCCGCTGGGACGATCGCTGAGCACGAACACACGGTGCAATTTGCGATCGATTTTCCCCGTGCGCCCGATGATCCCCGCGAGTTGTCGGAAATCCCGGAACTGCGCCTATGGTTTATCCGACTCGATAGCTGCTATCCCTGGTTCCCGTTTTTGCTGGACGGGCGATCCGGAGAATTAGCCCGGTATACCGCAATGCTCGTGCCCCATCAGTTCCAACGCGTTGAAGGCATCCGCTACAATCCAGAAGCCCTAGAGATCTTTGTGATGCAGAAAATGTTCGTGCTCAATGACTGGCTAGAGCAACAGTCCCTCCCCAGCCGTCATCGCCTCAAGGCACTGGCGCAATTGTGGGGCTACGAACTTGATGATGCCTTTTTCGATCTGCTCAAGGATGGCAACGGCTGA
- a CDS encoding serine/threonine-protein kinase: protein MTDPRSPGAGVVIASRYRILSLLGQGGFGCSYLAEDQNRFGERCVLKEFAPQLQGTQALQKAKALFQREAGILYRLQHPQIPAFRELLQTEIQGQERLFLVQQYIPGQTYLEQLEQGLRWTEVDAVRFLRYLLPVLDYLHSQGILHRDIAPDNLICEATHQWPVLIDFGAVKQLAISVIQQFSPQGRAVATVVAKPGYTPPEQQYGQPVAASDLYALGVTTLVLLTGRSPAELRDRGSGAWNWQSLITVSPALTRVLETLLAERVCDRYPSAQAVLADLEQWAGGGGYAYPVAGGPSPSLTPAQLQPQSTRPSLSQSLSQLRTLAVAPRRPVPPALTLPPPTRAAVAPAVPSQPHSHLPRYRWFGRLLGLLLLPLRMLFKALLALMNWSLRGLFACVAQILGTVITKLIVAAIGVVLLLSLVGGSVPQWSTWLGRLPAINGGWPARSTADANCQERILTDMQARQIPASERSRLYAIVDAQFYAAYPDLEGRQLTNTPADAPLRRAWCEFAKAAIAAY, encoded by the coding sequence ATGACTGATCCGCGATCGCCCGGTGCTGGGGTGGTGATTGCTAGCCGTTATCGTATTCTGTCCCTGCTGGGACAGGGGGGGTTTGGCTGTTCCTATCTGGCGGAGGATCAGAATCGCTTTGGCGAGCGGTGTGTGCTCAAGGAATTTGCGCCCCAATTGCAGGGAACTCAGGCGTTGCAAAAGGCTAAGGCCCTGTTTCAACGGGAGGCAGGAATTCTCTACCGGTTGCAACATCCCCAGATTCCAGCCTTCCGCGAGTTACTCCAGACCGAGATTCAAGGGCAAGAACGGCTGTTTCTGGTGCAGCAATATATTCCAGGGCAAACTTATCTGGAGCAGCTTGAGCAAGGACTGCGGTGGACAGAGGTGGATGCGGTGCGGTTTCTGCGCTACCTACTTCCCGTTTTAGATTATCTGCATAGCCAGGGAATTCTGCATCGGGATATTGCCCCGGACAATCTCATCTGCGAAGCGACCCACCAATGGCCTGTCTTGATTGATTTTGGGGCCGTTAAACAACTGGCCATCAGCGTGATTCAGCAGTTTAGCCCCCAGGGACGGGCCGTGGCAACGGTGGTTGCCAAGCCAGGATATACGCCGCCGGAGCAACAGTATGGTCAACCCGTCGCAGCGAGTGATCTCTACGCCTTGGGGGTGACGACGTTGGTGCTGTTAACTGGGCGCAGTCCAGCAGAGTTGCGCGATCGCGGCAGTGGCGCCTGGAATTGGCAATCGTTGATCACTGTGTCCCCAGCCTTGACTAGGGTGCTGGAAACTCTGCTGGCGGAACGGGTCTGCGATCGCTACCCGTCAGCGCAGGCGGTTCTGGCGGATCTGGAGCAATGGGCTGGGGGCGGCGGTTATGCCTATCCAGTTGCCGGTGGGCCGTCACCCTCGTTAACACCTGCCCAATTGCAGCCACAGTCTACCCGCCCATCTCTGTCGCAGTCCCTTTCGCAACTCCGCACACTTGCGGTTGCGCCGCGTCGTCCCGTTCCTCCCGCGTTGACCCTTCCCCCTCCGACCCGTGCCGCTGTTGCGCCGGCGGTTCCTAGCCAACCCCATTCTCATCTCCCTCGCTACCGTTGGTTTGGGCGATTACTGGGACTACTGCTGCTACCCCTGAGGATGCTGTTCAAAGCGCTTCTGGCTCTAATGAACTGGAGCTTGCGGGGGCTATTTGCCTGCGTCGCCCAGATCCTGGGGACGGTGATCACCAAGCTCATTGTGGCGGCGATCGGGGTTGTTTTGTTGCTCAGTTTAGTGGGCGGTTCCGTGCCCCAGTGGTCCACCTGGCTGGGTCGGTTACCCGCGATTAATGGGGGCTGGCCCGCACGCTCGACCGCCGATGCCAACTGTCAGGAACGCATCCTTACCGATATGCAAGCCAGGCAGATTCCGGCCAGTGAACGGAGTCGACTGTATGCGATCGTCGATGCCCAGTTTTATGCGGCCTATCCTGATCTGGAGGGGCGGCAATTAACCAACACTCCAGCCGATGCCCCATTACGCCGTGCCTGGTGTGAGTTCGCCAAGGCCGCGATCGCAGCTTATTAG
- a CDS encoding DUF1361 domain-containing protein: MESILANAREVFDRHSGWIVWNLFLAFIPLILSFWLFRRRRISHTLPWWLLFIVFIAFLPNAPYLLTDIIHLLRAIRAGYSAWIITLIFIPLHTFAILAGLEAYVISLLNQGHYLKRVGAKQFVLGAELLAHVLCAIGIYLGRFKRFNSWDLITQPGAVLLDTLNQLTSKRPLAVTIMIFVIITVTYWLTKQVTIGVILRIRQLRQGEEEPL; this comes from the coding sequence ATGGAATCTATCTTAGCGAATGCCCGCGAAGTCTTCGATCGCCACAGTGGTTGGATTGTTTGGAACTTATTTTTAGCCTTTATTCCCCTTATCCTGAGCTTTTGGCTATTTCGCCGTCGCCGCATTTCTCATACCCTCCCCTGGTGGTTGTTGTTCATTGTCTTTATTGCCTTCCTGCCCAATGCCCCCTACCTGCTGACAGACATCATCCATTTGCTTCGAGCTATTCGCGCCGGTTACTCAGCCTGGATCATTACGCTCATCTTTATTCCCCTGCACACCTTTGCCATCCTGGCCGGATTAGAAGCCTATGTCATTTCCCTGCTCAACCAGGGACATTACCTTAAACGGGTGGGTGCAAAACAGTTTGTCCTAGGGGCCGAGCTATTGGCCCACGTCCTGTGCGCGATCGGTATCTATCTAGGCCGTTTTAAGCGCTTTAACAGTTGGGACTTGATTACCCAACCAGGAGCAGTCCTGTTAGATACCCTCAACCAGTTGACAAGTAAGCGTCCCCTAGCCGTCACGATCATGATCTTCGTCATCATTACAGTGACTTACTGGCTGACCAAACAGGTGACGATCGGGGTGATATTGCGCATCCGTCAGCTTCGCCAGGGGGAAGAGGAGCCTCTCTAG
- a CDS encoding ATP-binding protein: MTVFPCQDISLYELACHCPSPPAPLQLSPATLKSVMASLIDVLIDQELVTTLWVKLPATPLWQEDLDRYRTCLGGSPTLCSFTTEVPATPILMEPDPTLVKLILAPESHLKREYFLLAIGAKISVLALAHQPRSVRLPGEDLTETHLLATLPPEATLASQRRHPLLGFITCDPIVIQEVLVGIQQAIACSPIQTPPPPPHRTWEAFFAQHQPSVTPPNLISLLLTRQVQRQEDIWRQLVSNRKQAETVELLQRQHESAQTEIRLKDELLYMVGQELRTPLTNMKTALTLLDAPNLKVAQRQRYMDLLRTACDHQTALINSVLDLLRLDQEANQEPQSLHLSDLVPGVVSTYQPLAQERGIGLFYTVPDTLPAITGLPSWIRQIVIHLLHNSLKYTPPGGQVWVQASQQGDSVVLEVRDTGIGIPPDEHRHIFEPFYRLRQTQPQPEVEGAGLGLTIVQHLVQRSHGVITVKSQPGEGTTFRVQLPIGHP, from the coding sequence ATGACCGTCTTCCCCTGCCAGGATATTTCCCTGTATGAACTGGCCTGCCATTGCCCATCGCCTCCAGCCCCGCTGCAACTTAGCCCAGCGACCTTGAAGTCGGTCATGGCTTCCCTGATTGACGTGTTGATAGACCAGGAACTCGTCACTACCCTGTGGGTGAAGCTTCCCGCCACCCCGCTGTGGCAAGAGGATCTCGATCGCTATCGGACCTGTCTGGGCGGATCACCTACCCTGTGTTCCTTTACAACTGAGGTCCCTGCTACCCCAATCCTGATGGAGCCAGATCCAACGTTGGTCAAGCTGATCCTCGCCCCCGAAAGCCACCTGAAGCGGGAATATTTTCTATTGGCGATCGGGGCCAAGATCTCGGTCCTTGCCCTTGCTCACCAACCCCGATCAGTCCGTTTACCTGGAGAAGATTTAACCGAAACGCACCTGTTAGCCACCCTCCCGCCAGAGGCCACCTTGGCCAGTCAGCGGCGTCATCCCCTGCTGGGGTTTATCACCTGCGATCCGATCGTCATTCAGGAGGTACTTGTGGGTATTCAACAGGCGATCGCCTGTAGCCCCATACAAACGCCGCCGCCCCCGCCCCATCGCACCTGGGAAGCTTTTTTCGCCCAACACCAACCCAGTGTCACCCCACCGAACCTAATCAGCCTGCTGCTAACACGCCAAGTGCAACGTCAGGAAGATATCTGGCGACAATTGGTCAGTAACCGCAAACAGGCCGAAACGGTTGAATTACTCCAACGCCAGCATGAGAGTGCACAAACAGAAATCCGACTCAAGGATGAACTGCTATACATGGTGGGTCAGGAACTGCGCACCCCCCTGACCAATATGAAAACCGCCCTGACCCTCTTAGATGCTCCCAATTTGAAGGTAGCCCAGCGGCAACGCTACATGGACCTGCTCCGGACCGCCTGCGATCATCAGACCGCTCTCATCAACAGTGTGCTAGATCTGCTGCGACTGGATCAGGAAGCCAACCAGGAACCCCAATCCCTGCACCTGAGTGATCTGGTGCCCGGTGTCGTCAGTACCTACCAGCCCCTCGCCCAAGAACGAGGGATTGGCCTATTTTATACGGTACCCGATACCCTGCCTGCGATTACCGGACTGCCCAGTTGGATCCGGCAAATTGTGATCCACCTCCTGCACAATAGCCTTAAATATACGCCGCCGGGTGGCCAAGTCTGGGTACAGGCCAGCCAACAAGGAGATAGCGTCGTGCTGGAAGTGCGCGATACGGGTATTGGCATTCCCCCCGATGAGCACCGCCATATCTTTGAGCCGTTTTATCGCCTACGCCAAACACAGCCTCAACCTGAAGTCGAAGGGGCCGGCTTAGGGTTAACGATCGTGCAACACTTGGTTCAACGCTCTCATGGGGTGATCACTGTCAAAAGTCAGCCAGGAGAAGGCACCACCTTTCGTGTCCAGTTGCCGATTGGGCACCCCTAG